From the genome of Legionella beliardensis:
CAGGTTGTTCAGGCCTGTCGTATGTAGTGGACTATGTTGTTAATCCCCATGAGACTGATATTGCCCTACCTTTAAATGAGCAATATCAAATTTGGATTGACAAAGCCAGCTATCCTTTCTTAAAAGGCATGAAAATCGACTATGTACAACAGGGACTCAATTACAAATTTATCTTTGATAACCCTAATCAAACCGGTCAGTGTGGTTGTGGTGAAAGCTTTACAGTAGAGACTAAATAGTTTTTAAGTCGGCTTAAGCTGTGCTGTAAAATTGCCTATCTGTACCAAAGTTTGCTCTGTTTGATTAGATGGCAGAGCACTAACCTTGCTTTTTTTGTTAAAAAATTATACAATACCATTTTTTCTAACTATTCTTAAATGTAAATTTTTATGCTTAAGTAATTTAAGAAGACAACATTTTGCATAATTTATGCAAAAAAGCTTGATAAATACTCCATTTTTTCTTAAGCTTCCCTTAATAAATGAATATCATTAAAACAATATTTACATAGTTTGTTATATTTGGTAGTATATGAATCACGGTGTTCTGTTTGTGATTAACAGAATAGAGTTAACTTAAATAAGTTTAATTATTTTAGGCATATGGAGAGAGGTAATGAATGCAGTAATGCAGGACATTGAGCAAGTCAATGAAGCATTGACTCAACAAGTGATAAATGCAGTAAAGGGATATTTAAATTCGGTAGGTAGTAAAGATGCAAACTTAAATCTCTACCAACTAATTGTAGAGGAAGTTGAGGCACCTTTATTCCGGACTGTTATGGAATTAACTCGTTATAACCAATCTAAAGCAGCTCGTGTGTTAGGCGTTAGTCGCGGCACATTGCGTACTAAATTAAAACGTTACTTCGATGACGAATTTATTGGTACTCGCGGTTAAAACTAGTTTTTTATCGAGCTATTTGTTAGGATTAAAGCAAGCTGGTCAGGCAATCGCTCTTTTTTAATAAAAGGGAGGAAAGTCCGGGCTCCATAGGGTAAAGTGCCAGGTAACGCCTGGGAGGCGTAAGCCTACGGATAGTGCCACAGAAAATATACCGCCTTTTTTAAGGTAAGGGTGAAATGGTGTGGTAAGAGCGCACCGCGCAACTGGCAACAGTTGTGGCAGGGAAAACCCCACTTGGAGCAAGACCAAATAGGAACCCATTCTCATTTTATATGAGTACACATGACCCGTGTGGGGTTCGGGTAGGTCGCTTGAGGCATATGGTGACGTATGTCCTAGATAAATGATTGTCCACGACAGAACCCGGCTTATCGGCCAGCTTGCTTTAAAATTAGTACAAGCCTCAGCTTTTCGCTTAAGGATTTAGCTCTGCAGGTACTCTATATACGCTATTTTTAAGATCTTATATTACCTACCTTGATATTTTACACCGCCACTCTTGGGATAACTCTTGATTTTATTGCTAGTGAGACTTACTATCGACCATCTCTAATCTTGGAGAGCTTTGGTTATGATGTTGTGTATTGATGTTGGTAATTCTCATATTTATGGTGGCGTTTTCATTGAAGAAAATTTACAGCTTCGCTTTCGGCATACCTCAAAAGTAAGTGCCTCTGATGAGTTAGGAATTTTTTTAAAAACAGTTTTGCGTGAAAACCAATGTTCACCTGAAGAAATTAGTGAAATTGCCATTTGCTCCGTAGTCCCGCAAATTGATTACTCACTACGTGCAGCCTGCATCAAATATTTTTCTATAGAGCCTTTTGTTTTACAAGCAGGGGTTAAGACAGGTTTAAATATTAAATACCGCAACCCTATTGAAGTTGGTGCTGATAGAATAGCCAATGCCATTGCCGCTGTACAAACTTATCCAGGTCATAATATTATTGTCATTGATTTTGGCACAGCGACCACTTTTTGCGCCATTACTGCACAGAAAGCGTACTTAGGTGGCGCTATTTTACCCGGTGTGCGATTATCTGTAGATGCGCTTTCTACCAATACTGCTAGGCTCTCAGCGGTTGAAATAGTTAAAACAGAGCAAGCACTGGGTAGATCAACTGCTGAAAGTATTCAATCAGGCGTTTATTTTGGGGTGCTTGGTGCTTGCCGTGAGCTTCTAACCAAAATTAAAGAAGAGGCTTTTCCAAGGCAAGATGTTATTGTCTTAGCGACAGGTGGTTTTGCTTCTTTATTCGAGCAGCAAGATATTTATCATCATTTAGTTCCCGACTTAGTACTGCAAGGTATTCGCCAAGCCACGATTATGAATCGTTAAATTTAAAATGTATCATTGCTATTCAAAATGGAAGCTTAATATTCATTTATAAGTTTCCGTTCTACTTTTTATGTTGCGAGTATAAATTTCAGTAGGCTTAACGCTAGAAAATTAAATTCCTATAGTGTATAAAAGTGGAGTAAACTATAAAAAAAGTGGAGAATTGTGGGTAAATTACCATTTACCCACATTACTAATTATGTTTCGTGGAATCAATACGATCACGTTAGATGCAAAAGGGCGTTTTATGGTGCCTGTGCGCTATCGTGACGTATTGTGTGCTGAGGGAAGTGCATCATTGGTAATTACTATTGATACGGAGGAACTCTGTCTCCTCGCCTATCCGCTAGCACAATGGCAAATTATCGAAAAAAAATTACAGAATTTACCTAGTTTTGATAGTGTAGCGCGTCGAATTCAGCGTTTATTAATTGGGCATGCTACTGATGTAGAACTAGATAGTAGTGGACGCATATTATTACCTTGCGTGCTGCGTGAATATGCTAAGTTAGATAAACACATGGTTACTATTGGCCAGGGTAATAGATTTGAAATATGGAATGAAATGTTGTGGCAGCAAAAGCGTGAGCATTGGTTGGCTGAAAAAGCATTGCAATTAGATAGTTTACCAGAGGAAATGAAGAATTTTTCTTTATAATGGGAAAATATCATGTCGCATCAGTCGGTGTTGCTGCAAGAATCAATTGATGGATTAGCGATTAAAGCTAATGGTGTTTATATTGATGGTACGTTTGGTCGTGGCGGCCATAGTAAAGCTATCTTGGCACGCCTATCTACTCAAGGCCGGCTAATTGCTATTGATAAAGACTCACAGGCTATTGAGTTTGCAAAAATACATTTCAGTAATGACCCACGTTTTCAAATTTTCCAAGGATCCTTTGCCGAGTTGCTTGATTTTGCTAAGCAAGCAAATGTTTATCAGCAAGTAGATGGTATTTTACTAGATTTAGGTGTTTCATCGCCGCAATTAGATGATGCCACGCGCGGATTTAGTTTTATGCAGGCAGGACCTCTAGATATGCGTATGAATAGGCATCAATCATTAGATGCTGCCAGTTACATTAATCACGCAAAATTAGAAGATATGGCAAAGATATTTTGGGAATATGGTGAAGAGCGTTTTGCACGACGTATTGCACGAGCGATTGTTGAGGCTCGGGCAAATTCACCCATTTTGACAACAACTGCTCTGGCTGAAATCATTAAGCAAGCTAACCCTAAATGGGAAAAGCATAAACATCCAGCAACACGTATTTTTCAAGCCATTCGAATTCATATTAATAATGAACTAGATGAACTTAAAACAGGTCTTAAAAGCGCATTTGATGTGTTAGCACCAAGTGGGCGTTTAGCTGTCATTAGCTTCCATTCGTTAGAGGATAGAATTGTTAAACAATTCATGCGTGATATGGAAGTTGGCGAGCAATTGCCTTTTGATGTGCCAATACGAGCGGAAGAAATAAAAAAGTGTTTTAAGCGGATTGGAAAAGCAATTAAGCCCCAAGAAGAGGAAGTGAGACAGAATGTTCGATCACGCAGTGCTATCCTTAGAATAGGAGAAAAACTTGTATGAACGCTGCAGCAAGAATAATTAATCAAAGTACATTATTTAACGGTCAATTATTTGCGATGCGTCTTTCTAAGCAGCTTTGGATAATATTAATTTTAATGCTCTTCGTGCTGTTAAGTTCTTTAGCTGTTGTTTATGCAACGAATGAATACCGTACAAATTTTAGTGAATTACAAAAGCTTGAGCTGCAAGCACATCACCTGCAATTACAGTGGGGACAACTATTGCTTGAGCAAGCAAGTCTGGCCACGCCTGCACGTGTAGAAGCACTTGCAACGCAAAAGTTGCAAATGAGGCTGCCAGCCGATACCCAAACGTTTGTGTTGCAAGCCCGATGAAAAAAAAAGGCCACCAATTACGATTAGCTGTTGTATCCGCTTTTTTTATCATGCTACTTGGTGTTTTGGTCTGGCGAATGTTGGATTTAACTGTATTACATCGCCAGTTTTTAAAAGGGCAGGGGGATGCGCGTAGTTTACGCATTCAAGATATTCCTGCTTATCGAGGGATGATTACCGATAGACAAGGTACACCCCTTGCGGTGAGCACGCCTGTGCAATCAGTTTGGGTAAATCCCAAAGAATTTTCACCGACCAAAGAACAGTTAAGCAGATTAGCGCAGCTCCTAGGTGTCTCTGCAAAAACGCTTCTTGCGCGTGTAAAACAAGTAAATTCACGTGAGTTTTTCTATTTACAGCGCCAGTTACCTCCTAATTTAGCTAAGAAAATTGAATTATTAAAAATTCCAGGTGTTAATTTTCAACAAGAGTTTAAGCGCTATTACCCAGAAGCAGACAGTACTGCTCAGCTCGTTGGGTTTACTAATATCGATGATGTTGGCATAGAAGGATTAGAACTAGCTTATCAGGATTGGTTAATGGGTGTACCCGGTAAGAAACGCGTTGTCAAAGACAAAATGGGGCGCATTATTGAAGAATTAGGGGTCATTAAAGAACCTCGTCCAGGGCATGACTTAGTATTAAGTATTGATAGGCGAATTCAATATTTAGCGTATCATGAATTACAAAACACCTTAGAAAAATTTGCTGCTAAATCAGGTTCAGTGGTCGTATTAGATACAGAGACGGGTGAAATTTTAGCAGCTGCTAATTCCCCTTCATTTAATCCTAACGCACGCGCCCGTTATACTCGAGATAGCTATCGCAATAAAGCGCTTACCGATACCTTTGAGCCAGGTTCTGTTATCAAGCCATTCAGTATAGCCAGTGCATTAGGTAGCGGGTTAGTTAAGCCTGAAACTATTATTGATACCAGACCAAGTTGGATGATAGTGCATGGGCATACTATTCGCGATGTTCATAATTATGGTGTTTTAAATGTCACTGGTGTGTTACAGCATTCGAGTAATGTTGGCGTGTCTAAAATGATTTTATTAAGTCCTCCTGAGCAATTCATAGGGTTACTGCAACGTAGCGGCTTTGGTCAACGTACTGAGAGTAGTTATCCTGGTGAAAGTGATGGCAGTGTGGCAAAAATTAAGGCTGCCAATCCTTTTGTTTTAGCAACCTTAAGCTTTGGTTATGGTTTGTCTGTCACCGCCTTGCAACTCGCTAAAGGCTATATGATTTTTGCAAACGGTGGTAAATTATTACCAATTACGTTATTGCATAAAGAGGCACCCGAAGCTGCCGAACAAGTTATTGATGAAAAAACAGCACACCAAGTATTGGCCATGCTAGAAGCTGTTTTGGGTAATGAAGGAACAGGAAAATTAGCGCGTATACCCGGCTATCGCGTTGCTGGAAAAACAGGTACGGCGCGGATAGCAGGTAAAAAAGGATATCAGGAGAATAAGCATATTGCGAGCTTTGTGGGCATCGCTCCTGTTTCCAAGCCAAGACTTATTGTTGTGGTAGTAATTCACGAGCCTACCCGTACTAGTTATTATGGCGCAGCAGTCGCAGCGCCTCTTTTTGCGCAGGTTATGTCAGGTTCATTGCGTATTTTAAATATTCCTCCCGATAAGACAACAGGTTAATCCTATGAAATTAGATACGCTGCTCAAGCCCTGGGTTAAAAATAATGTACCCGAATTAGACATTTTAGAGTTACACAATGATAGTCGCAAAATTGCTCAAGGTTCTTTATTTTGCGCTTATCCCGGTACTGCTACTGATGGACGTTTATACATTGAACAAGCTATAAAAGCAGGGGCTGTTGCTATTCTTTATGACTCAATCAATTTTGCTACTCCTACGTCATCGACCAGTGCTAAATTCATTGCATTACCGAATTTAGCCGAGCATTTAGCCGCCATTGCCAGTAGGTTTTATGAAGAGCCTAGCAAAAAATTACATACCACAGGTATTACCGGCACAAATGGTAAAACAACCATTGCTTATCAATTAGCACAAGCTCATCAACGCTTAGGCGAAAAAGCAGCTTACATTGGTACTATTGGTCAAGGTAATGTTACTGCTTTACAACCACTAAATAATACAACCCCAGATGGCCTTTGCTTGCAAAGCCTTTTTAATGAGTATGTGCTTGAAAATATAAAACACGTCTGCATGGAAGTTTCTTCACACGCTTTAGCGCAGCAGCGCGTAGATGCGATTAATTTTGAGCAAGCAATTTTTACTAATTTAACCTTAGATCACCTCGATTATCATCAAACGATGGAGGCTTATGCTACAGCGAAAGCCAAATTATTTACGTATCCCTCTTTAAAATCAGCAATTGTAAATTACGATGATGCTTATTCAGAGCGTATGCTTATAAATTTACCTCCTTCATGTAAACTCATCACTTATGGTTTGCAAAAGGGTAGCGATATACAAGCAATAGATTGGCAGGTCACTATGAAAGGAACGACCCTGCATGTCGCTTCGGCTCTAGGAAACGCAGAGCTAAGCATTAATGCTTTAGGTTATTTTAATATTTATAATGCGCTGGCCGTTTTTTCTAGCTTATTAGCTTGGGAATATCCTCTAGAGCAAGTTGTAGAAACCATGAAACAGCTTGCACCTGCGCCAGGTCGAATGGAAATAGTGACACAAAACCCGTGTGTAGTAGTTGATTATGCGCATACGCCAGATGCACTTGAAAATGTATTAAAGACATTAACTCACGTCAAAGAAGGACGGTTAATCACGGTATTTGGCTGTGGTGGGGATAGAGATAAGTCTAAACGGCCTATGATGGGTGATATAGCAACGCGCTATGCAGATATTGCGATTGTTACGAGCGACAACCCACGCACCGAAGATCCAGACGAGATCATTTGCGAGATTAAGCAAGGAATAGTAGCAACTACGACACCTATTCATCACATCACGGATAGAAAAGCTGCGATAGAAAAAGCAATCAGTATGGCAGGTAGTAAGGATATTGTCTTAATTGCAGGTAAAGGCCATGAGGATTATCAACAAATTGGTCAGGTAAAGTACCCATTTTCTGATCAAGCCATCGTAAGGGAATTAGTGGGTTCTCTGTGTAAGGTCAGTGAAATTTAGCTAAATTTTCTTAGCGCGAGCAGGCATTGTTGTGTGGATAAAATAAAACGCAGATACTGTCTTTAAAAGCAAGCAAAATTTCATTAAAGGTTTTTTATTTTTTAAGACAGCATCAACTTGGTTTATCTAACTTAAGTCCGAAATACCGTGGCTTGACCACGGTATCCATACTCTGAGTGCCACTTCACTGGATACCGCAGACACGACGCGGTAATTCGGTTGTAATTTATTTTATACTAAATAAACATAGCCTGGGGGCAGGCCCATGGAAGTCAGCCTAAGCAAATATTTCTCTTAGAACCATAGAAAATAATATGTTTAGAGTACTTACGGTCTCGCAGCAGAGGTAAGTTTGCTCCCTTTTTAAACGTGGTTGTGCATGGATGCACAACATCGAGCCGCATGGATGGTTTCGGCGCTTTCAAAAAGGGAGCAAATTTACCTCTGCCGGCCTCTACCTTGACTCTTGGGCGCTTAGCCTGACGGCTATAGGGTGCAGGCCCAAAGGGCCGGAACCCGGGTCAGGTTTCACGTTGTTTTACCCAGGCTACACGGTCGTTTTGAACACTTATTCTATCCACGCAATAATGCCGCGCGAGCTTACCTTAAGGTAACCCTAATAATGCTTTTAAAAATGCATCTTCTGGTGCTTGTTGCGCCCGAAAGTCATGGCGATACTGATGTGCTTTCCGTAATTGTAGAAAACTTTCTGTTTTGTCTAGTGCTGTTTTTAGAGACTTAGTTTCATTGACTGGATTAAAAAGGCTCAAGATATAATCCTGCCAGCGTTGTGAAGAGTGATAGTTGGAGGATTGGGCAACAGGTAATGCCGCATACGTGGGCTCTGGTAAGTTTAAAGAGTGATGAATCTTTTGACTAATTAAAATGACTGCGTTGTATTTTGCTTCAATTGTATGACCAGCAATATGAGGTGTGCACAGGCAAGCAAAGTTAACAATATCTGGATTAATAGTCGGCTCATGAGAAAAAACATCCGCACAATAAAAAATCGGTGTAGCTAATTTTAACAGTGCCTCTTCATTAACAATCCCACCGCGAGAGGCGTTAATAATCGCAGTATTTGGTTTTAATTGTGACAATATTGGCTCAGCTATTAAATTTCTACTTGGGTAAGGCAAATCGTCATGTAGATTAGCATGGATACAAATTAGGTCACACTGAGCCAGCTCCTTTAAGGAGGCACTCTGAAAAGTATTATCACGTTGGCTTTTAGGTGGATCGTAAGCAGTTATTTTAAAATTTAAGGCACGTAAACGTGCAGCAACTTTAGAGCCTACTGCGCCTAAGCCAATGATCCCTGCATTTTGACCAGTCACACCATGATAGGTTTGTAAATAAGCAACGGATGCAAGTACATAATCCGCAACAGCGTGAGCATTACTTCCTTTAGCATCGAAGAGTTGAATCTTTTTATCTTTAAGAAAAAGCTCATCAATGTGATCAGTGCCGCTGCTTGCTGTGGCTACATAGCGTAGTGAATGACCACTTAATAATTCTTTAGTGACTTTAAGTGTTGAGCGGCATACAAGAATATCTTGCCCAGCTAAGTGTGTACTTACGTCATTAAGATGATGATAAAGCGTCAGTTTAAACGGTGGGGGAAATGCTTCAATTAAACCTGGTAGCGAGGCATCAGCTAAGATATTCATAAATTAAACAGGCTGCTAAGAGCCGCTAAAGACCAATTAATAGGCGCAGAGATAATCCAATTTAAAACCCCGGTCAATAACAATAGTAAAATAATGAAAAAACCATAGGGCTCAAGTTTTTGATATTGAATTGCATGGCGTAAAGGCAATAAACTAGCCACGATACGGCTGCCATCTAAGGGCGGGACTGGAATTAAATTTAGAAAGGCTAAAAGCAAATTAATAACAATGCCTGCTTTAGCTGCCAAAATAACAAATAAAGCAATGGTTGACGTTTGTGGGCCAAGCGATATACCTAGCTTGAACATACCTGCCCAAAAAATGGCCATTAGGAAATTGATTAAAGGGCCTGCGCCAGTAACTAATATCACATCCCGTCTGGGGTTACGAAGCTGAGTTGCATTGATTGGTACAGGTTTCGCCCAGCCAAATACAAAGTTAAAATTACTTAAAGCGAGCGTAAGAATAGGAACAATAATAGTGCCGATTAGCTCAACATGCTGCAGGGGATTAAAGCTTACTCGCCCTAATGCTTTTGCAGTTGTATCGCCGAGTCGATAAGCTACCCACGCATGCGCAGCCTCATGAAGGGTAATTGCAAATAAAACGGGAATAATCCAAACTGCAATCTGCTGTATGATCGTTAATTCTGGCATTAGATTAACGCACTAAAAACAAATGAACATTCTAACTGCACTTTAAAAATATAGCTAGTATTTCAAACACTGGTCTTATATTATACGCACAATTAAGACGAATCATTAATAAATAGGCGTTTAGTTTTGGAAAAAGTTAAAATAAGTTTTTTTTTATTGCTTTTCTCCGGAGTATTATTTGTTATAGGTATCAACAAAGTACCTGTTATTGATCGCGACGAAGCGCATTTTGCTCAAGCAAGTAAGCAAATGATGCAAACAGGTAATTATTTTCAAATCCGTTTTCAAGATAGAACGAGGTTTCAAAAGCCACCCGGTATTAATTGGTTACAAGCAGCGAGTGTGCAATCCTTAA
Proteins encoded in this window:
- a CDS encoding site-2 protease family protein gives rise to the protein MPELTIIQQIAVWIIPVLFAITLHEAAHAWVAYRLGDTTAKALGRVSFNPLQHVELIGTIIVPILTLALSNFNFVFGWAKPVPINATQLRNPRRDVILVTGAGPLINFLMAIFWAGMFKLGISLGPQTSTIALFVILAAKAGIVINLLLAFLNLIPVPPLDGSRIVASLLPLRHAIQYQKLEPYGFFIILLLLLTGVLNWIISAPINWSLAALSSLFNL
- a CDS encoding type III pantothenate kinase, encoding MMLCIDVGNSHIYGGVFIEENLQLRFRHTSKVSASDELGIFLKTVLRENQCSPEEISEIAICSVVPQIDYSLRAACIKYFSIEPFVLQAGVKTGLNIKYRNPIEVGADRIANAIAAVQTYPGHNIIVIDFGTATTFCAITAQKAYLGGAILPGVRLSVDALSTNTARLSAVEIVKTEQALGRSTAESIQSGVYFGVLGACRELLTKIKEEAFPRQDVIVLATGGFASLFEQQDIYHHLVPDLVLQGIRQATIMNR
- the ftsL gene encoding cell division protein FtsL, with amino-acid sequence MNAAARIINQSTLFNGQLFAMRLSKQLWIILILMLFVLLSSLAVVYATNEYRTNFSELQKLELQAHHLQLQWGQLLLEQASLATPARVEALATQKLQMRLPADTQTFVLQAR
- the mraZ gene encoding division/cell wall cluster transcriptional repressor MraZ, translated to MFRGINTITLDAKGRFMVPVRYRDVLCAEGSASLVITIDTEELCLLAYPLAQWQIIEKKLQNLPSFDSVARRIQRLLIGHATDVELDSSGRILLPCVLREYAKLDKHMVTIGQGNRFEIWNEMLWQQKREHWLAEKALQLDSLPEEMKNFSL
- a CDS encoding HesB/IscA family protein — protein: MNEVVNYTSSRETGVALTEAAKRHILAYLRQEPTSQGVRFSVKKTGCSGLSYVVDYVVNPHETDIALPLNEQYQIWIDKASYPFLKGMKIDYVQQGLNYKFIFDNPNQTGQCGCGESFTVETK
- a CDS encoding peptidoglycan D,D-transpeptidase FtsI family protein; protein product: MKKKGHQLRLAVVSAFFIMLLGVLVWRMLDLTVLHRQFLKGQGDARSLRIQDIPAYRGMITDRQGTPLAVSTPVQSVWVNPKEFSPTKEQLSRLAQLLGVSAKTLLARVKQVNSREFFYLQRQLPPNLAKKIELLKIPGVNFQQEFKRYYPEADSTAQLVGFTNIDDVGIEGLELAYQDWLMGVPGKKRVVKDKMGRIIEELGVIKEPRPGHDLVLSIDRRIQYLAYHELQNTLEKFAAKSGSVVVLDTETGEILAAANSPSFNPNARARYTRDSYRNKALTDTFEPGSVIKPFSIASALGSGLVKPETIIDTRPSWMIVHGHTIRDVHNYGVLNVTGVLQHSSNVGVSKMILLSPPEQFIGLLQRSGFGQRTESSYPGESDGSVAKIKAANPFVLATLSFGYGLSVTALQLAKGYMIFANGGKLLPITLLHKEAPEAAEQVIDEKTAHQVLAMLEAVLGNEGTGKLARIPGYRVAGKTGTARIAGKKGYQENKHIASFVGIAPVSKPRLIVVVVIHEPTRTSYYGAAVAAPLFAQVMSGSLRILNIPPDKTTG
- a CDS encoding NAD(P)-dependent oxidoreductase encodes the protein MNILADASLPGLIEAFPPPFKLTLYHHLNDVSTHLAGQDILVCRSTLKVTKELLSGHSLRYVATASSGTDHIDELFLKDKKIQLFDAKGSNAHAVADYVLASVAYLQTYHGVTGQNAGIIGLGAVGSKVAARLRALNFKITAYDPPKSQRDNTFQSASLKELAQCDLICIHANLHDDLPYPSRNLIAEPILSQLKPNTAIINASRGGIVNEEALLKLATPIFYCADVFSHEPTINPDIVNFACLCTPHIAGHTIEAKYNAVILISQKIHHSLNLPEPTYAALPVAQSSNYHSSQRWQDYILSLFNPVNETKSLKTALDKTESFLQLRKAHQYRHDFRAQQAPEDAFLKALLGLP
- the rsmH gene encoding 16S rRNA (cytosine(1402)-N(4))-methyltransferase RsmH is translated as MMSHQSVLLQESIDGLAIKANGVYIDGTFGRGGHSKAILARLSTQGRLIAIDKDSQAIEFAKIHFSNDPRFQIFQGSFAELLDFAKQANVYQQVDGILLDLGVSSPQLDDATRGFSFMQAGPLDMRMNRHQSLDAASYINHAKLEDMAKIFWEYGEERFARRIARAIVEARANSPILTTTALAEIIKQANPKWEKHKHPATRIFQAIRIHINNELDELKTGLKSAFDVLAPSGRLAVISFHSLEDRIVKQFMRDMEVGEQLPFDVPIRAEEIKKCFKRIGKAIKPQEEEVRQNVRSRSAILRIGEKLV
- a CDS encoding UDP-N-acetylmuramoyl-L-alanyl-D-glutamate--2,6-diaminopimelate ligase; the protein is MKLDTLLKPWVKNNVPELDILELHNDSRKIAQGSLFCAYPGTATDGRLYIEQAIKAGAVAILYDSINFATPTSSTSAKFIALPNLAEHLAAIASRFYEEPSKKLHTTGITGTNGKTTIAYQLAQAHQRLGEKAAYIGTIGQGNVTALQPLNNTTPDGLCLQSLFNEYVLENIKHVCMEVSSHALAQQRVDAINFEQAIFTNLTLDHLDYHQTMEAYATAKAKLFTYPSLKSAIVNYDDAYSERMLINLPPSCKLITYGLQKGSDIQAIDWQVTMKGTTLHVASALGNAELSINALGYFNIYNALAVFSSLLAWEYPLEQVVETMKQLAPAPGRMEIVTQNPCVVVDYAHTPDALENVLKTLTHVKEGRLITVFGCGGDRDKSKRPMMGDIATRYADIAIVTSDNPRTEDPDEIICEIKQGIVATTTPIHHITDRKAAIEKAISMAGSKDIVLIAGKGHEDYQQIGQVKYPFSDQAIVRELVGSLCKVSEI
- a CDS encoding helix-turn-helix domain-containing protein; this translates as MNAVMQDIEQVNEALTQQVINAVKGYLNSVGSKDANLNLYQLIVEEVEAPLFRTVMELTRYNQSKAARVLGVSRGTLRTKLKRYFDDEFIGTRG